A single Thermus albus DNA region contains:
- a CDS encoding branched-chain amino acid ABC transporter permease gives MDVTILSFLLLDGLQNGVVYGLLALSLVLVFAVTRVILVPIGELLMFAPLSLVWLLEGELPGTLWLALALGGAWALMARGRGALLPLLGGVGLFLLFLVAQGRPFLAHGAVVLLVVYLGVATYRVFFQPMRGATVLSLLIMAVGLHVAYQGLGLVFFGPEQFRPAPLLSGEVMVGLSWQGVLVLLFAALSLAGLYLFFRLSLFGKALLAAAENHLGARLLGIRPEEAGMVAFAIASMLAALSGLLLAPLINAAYFMGFMLGLKGFVAAILGGLASYPVAFLGALLVGLFESFTSFYASAYKEALVFLLLVPALFYQSLRARTVEE, from the coding sequence ATGGACGTCACCATCCTCAGCTTCCTACTTCTGGACGGTCTGCAAAACGGGGTGGTCTACGGCCTTTTGGCCCTTTCCCTGGTCCTGGTCTTCGCCGTCACCCGGGTGATCCTGGTGCCCATCGGGGAACTCCTCATGTTTGCTCCCCTTTCCCTGGTGTGGCTTTTGGAAGGGGAGCTTCCCGGTACCCTGTGGCTGGCCCTGGCCCTGGGGGGGGCCTGGGCCCTCATGGCCCGGGGCCGGGGGGCCCTTCTGCCCCTTTTGGGAGGGGTGGGGCTTTTCCTCCTTTTCCTGGTAGCCCAGGGCAGGCCCTTTTTGGCCCATGGGGCGGTGGTGCTCCTGGTGGTCTACCTGGGGGTGGCCACCTATAGGGTCTTCTTCCAGCCCATGCGGGGGGCCACGGTGCTTTCCCTCCTCATCATGGCCGTGGGCCTGCACGTGGCCTACCAAGGCCTGGGCCTGGTTTTCTTCGGCCCCGAGCAGTTCCGTCCCGCCCCCCTCCTTTCCGGGGAGGTCATGGTGGGCCTTTCCTGGCAAGGGGTACTGGTCCTCCTCTTCGCCGCCTTGAGCCTGGCGGGCCTTTACCTCTTTTTCCGCCTTTCCCTCTTCGGTAAGGCCCTTTTGGCGGCAGCAGAGAACCACCTGGGGGCCAGGCTGCTGGGGATTCGCCCAGAGGAAGCGGGAATGGTGGCTTTTGCCATCGCCAGCATGTTGGCGGCCCTTTCCGGACTCCTTCTGGCTCCCCTTATCAACGCCGCCTACTTCATGGGCTTCATGCTGGGGCTTAAAGGGTTCGTGGCGGCCATCCTGGGGGGGCTTGCCAGTTACCCGGTGGCCTTCTTGGGGGCGCTTCTCGTGGGACTATTTGAAAGCTTTACCAGTTTCTACGCCAGCGCCTACAAGGAGGCCTTGGTCTTCCTACTCCTGGTGCCCGCCCTTTTCTACCAGAGCCTGAGGGCTAGGACGGTGGAGGAGTGA
- a CDS encoding ABC transporter substrate-binding protein codes for MKRWLAALLVLALSAMAQEVLKVGVVVSATGPAASLGIPERNTFLMLQEMLDRTGGVAGRKVQFIILDDASDTTQAVRNTRRLVEEGVVAVIGTTTTPASLGMIPVVAEAKVPMISLAASKDIIHPVDAQRFWVFKTPQTEELMARAIVADMVARGVKTVGYIGFNDAYGEGWARFFEAEAKAKGLQVVASERYARTDTSVTGQALRLVARRPDAVLIGASGTPAVLPQRTLKERGYAGLIYQTHGVANPDFLRVGGRDVEGTLLPAGPILVAEQLPGTFPSKRVALDYIQRYEAKYGIGSYSTFGAHAWDAWLILKPALERALKRVDPAKDLASFRAALRDEIEATRNLVANHGVFTFSKEDHLGLRFEDAAVMVRIEGGRWKLERTFR; via the coding sequence ATGAAACGATGGTTGGCAGCCCTGTTGGTGTTGGCCCTTTCGGCCATGGCCCAGGAGGTTCTGAAGGTGGGGGTGGTGGTTTCGGCCACCGGCCCGGCAGCTTCCTTGGGAATCCCCGAGCGCAACACCTTCCTCATGCTCCAGGAGATGCTGGACCGGACGGGAGGTGTGGCCGGGCGCAAGGTGCAGTTCATCATCCTGGACGATGCCTCCGACACCACCCAGGCGGTGCGCAACACCCGGCGGCTGGTGGAGGAGGGCGTGGTGGCCGTGATTGGGACCACCACCACCCCGGCCTCCTTGGGCATGATCCCGGTGGTGGCCGAGGCCAAGGTGCCCATGATCTCCCTGGCAGCCAGCAAGGACATCATCCACCCCGTGGACGCCCAGCGCTTCTGGGTCTTCAAAACCCCCCAGACGGAGGAGCTCATGGCCCGGGCCATCGTGGCGGACATGGTGGCCCGAGGGGTGAAGACCGTGGGCTACATAGGCTTCAACGATGCCTATGGGGAAGGCTGGGCCCGCTTCTTTGAGGCCGAGGCCAAGGCTAAGGGCCTCCAGGTGGTGGCCAGCGAGCGCTACGCCCGCACCGACACCTCGGTGACCGGCCAGGCGCTGCGCCTTGTTGCTCGTCGGCCCGATGCTGTCCTTATCGGGGCCAGCGGCACGCCCGCCGTTTTGCCCCAGCGCACCTTGAAGGAGCGGGGGTACGCAGGCCTCATCTACCAGACCCACGGGGTGGCCAACCCCGACTTCCTGCGGGTGGGGGGTAGGGACGTGGAGGGCACCCTCCTGCCCGCTGGCCCCATCCTGGTGGCGGAGCAACTTCCCGGCACCTTCCCCAGCAAGCGGGTGGCCCTGGACTACATCCAGCGCTATGAGGCCAAGTACGGCATCGGCAGCTACTCCACCTTCGGGGCCCACGCCTGGGATGCCTGGCTCATCCTAAAGCCTGCCCTGGAGCGGGCCTTGAAGCGGGTGGATCCCGCCAAGGACCTGGCTTCCTTCCGCGCGGCCCTGCGGGACGAGATCGAAGCCACCCGGAACCTGGTGGCCAACCACGGGGTTTTCACCTTCAGCAAGGAGGACCACCTGGGCCTGCGCTTTGAGGACGCTGCGGTGATGGTCCGCATTGAGGGAGGCCGCTGGAAGCTGGAGCGCACCTTCCGCTAA
- the hpaD gene encoding 3,4-dihydroxyphenylacetate 2,3-dioxygenase, translating to MAIVRVGFIELWVKDLERSLEFYQGLLGFRLEHREERSAYLRGYEEREWSLKLTQGAFPAVRSLGFKVDEEGVDQALAWAEREGLPHRLETDWGRPRMLRVQDPFGYPLVFYHGAEKLPRILQEYHLYRGPGILRIDHLNLFSPEVERATRYYQEAMGFRLTEYTEDEEGRLWASWLHRKGNVHDVAFTNGEGPRLHHFAYWLPDPMAILRAADILAGARRTDQIERGPGRHGISNAMFLYLKDPDGHRIELYTSDYLTVDPDLPPVRWSLNDPRRQTLWGHKTPRSWFLEGSALLDLEDRPLPTRPSPLAGIPEHVT from the coding sequence ATGGCCATCGTGAGGGTAGGGTTCATTGAGCTTTGGGTTAAGGACCTGGAGAGGAGCCTGGAGTTTTACCAGGGGCTTTTGGGTTTCCGCCTGGAGCATAGGGAGGAAAGAAGCGCCTACCTGCGGGGTTACGAGGAGCGGGAGTGGAGCCTGAAGCTCACCCAAGGGGCCTTCCCCGCCGTGCGCAGCCTGGGCTTTAAGGTGGACGAAGAGGGGGTGGACCAAGCCCTGGCCTGGGCGGAAAGGGAGGGGCTTCCCCACCGTTTGGAGACCGACTGGGGAAGGCCCAGGATGCTCCGGGTCCAGGACCCCTTTGGCTACCCCTTGGTCTTCTACCATGGGGCGGAGAAGCTTCCCCGCATCCTGCAGGAGTATCACCTCTACCGGGGGCCGGGGATTTTGCGCATAGACCACCTAAACCTCTTTTCCCCCGAGGTGGAAAGGGCTACCCGCTACTACCAAGAGGCCATGGGCTTCCGCCTCACCGAGTACACCGAGGACGAGGAGGGAAGGCTTTGGGCGAGCTGGCTTCACCGCAAGGGGAACGTTCACGACGTGGCCTTCACCAACGGGGAAGGCCCCAGGCTCCACCACTTCGCCTACTGGCTTCCCGACCCGATGGCCATCCTTAGGGCGGCCGACATCCTGGCGGGGGCCCGGAGGACGGACCAGATCGAAAGGGGTCCGGGGCGGCATGGGATATCCAACGCCATGTTCCTCTACCTTAAGGACCCGGACGGGCACCGTATAGAGCTTTACACCTCCGACTACCTCACCGTGGACCCCGACCTGCCCCCTGTGCGCTGGAGCCTGAACGACCCCAGGCGCCAGACCCTTTGGGGGCACAAGACCCCAAGAAGCTGGTTCCTGGAGGGCAGCGCGCTTCTGGACCTCGAGGACCGGCCCTTGCCCACCCGTCCCTCTCCGTTGGCCGGCATCCCCGAGCACGTGACCTAG
- the hpaC gene encoding 4-hydroxyphenylacetate 3-monooxygenase reductase subunit: MRGEDLREAFKEALSRFAAGVTVVSARLGEEERGMTATAFMSLSLEPPLVALGIHEKARLLPILEASRAFTVSFLREGQGAVSQHFAGRPQEGVGLVEGRVEGALAVLRCRLEAVYPGGDHRLVVGLVEAIELGEPGLPLVYFGRGYRRLVWPS, translated from the coding sequence ATGCGCGGGGAGGACCTTAGGGAAGCCTTCAAGGAGGCCTTGAGCCGCTTTGCCGCTGGGGTCACGGTGGTCTCGGCCCGCTTAGGGGAGGAGGAACGGGGCATGACCGCCACCGCCTTCATGTCCCTTAGCCTCGAGCCTCCCCTGGTGGCCTTGGGCATCCACGAAAAGGCGAGGCTTCTGCCCATCCTGGAGGCCTCCCGGGCCTTCACCGTCAGCTTTCTGAGGGAGGGGCAGGGGGCGGTTTCCCAGCACTTTGCCGGCAGACCCCAGGAGGGGGTGGGCTTGGTGGAGGGGAGGGTGGAAGGGGCCCTGGCGGTTTTGCGCTGCCGGTTGGAGGCGGTCTACCCCGGGGGAGACCACCGGCTTGTGGTGGGCCTTGTGGAGGCCATTGAGCTGGGGGAACCGGGCCTTCCCTTGGTGTACTTCGGCCGTGGCTACAGGAGGTTGGTATGGCCATCGTGA
- the hpaB gene encoding 4-hydroxyphenylacetate 3-monooxygenase, oxygenase component, with translation MARTGAEYLEALKERPPNLWYKGEKVEDPTTHPVFRGIVRTMAALYDLQHDPRYREALTYEEQGRRHGMSFLIPKTKEDLKRRGQAYKLWADQNLGMMGRSPDYLNAVVMAYAASAEYFGEFAENVRNYYRHLRDQDLATTHALTNPQVNRAKPPSAQPDPYIPVGVVRQTEKGIVVRGARMTATFPLADEVLIFPSTLLKEGPGSEKYAIAFALPTSTPGLHFLCREALVGGDSPFDYPLSSRLEEMDCLVIFDDVLVPWERVFILGNVELCNNAYAATGALNHMAHQVVALKTAKTEAFLGVAALMAEGIGADAYGHVQEKIAEIIVYLEAMRAFWTRAEEEAKENAFGLLVPDRGALDGARNLYPRLYPRLREILEQIGASGLITLPSEKDFQGPLAPLLEKYLQGASLEAKERVALFRLAWDMTLSGFGARQELYERFFFGDPVRMYQTLYNVYDKEPYKERIRTYLKGALSVFAEVGA, from the coding sequence ATGGCGAGGACAGGAGCGGAATACCTAGAGGCCTTAAAGGAGCGCCCCCCAAACCTCTGGTACAAGGGGGAGAAGGTGGAGGATCCCACCACCCACCCGGTTTTCCGGGGAATCGTGCGCACCATGGCGGCCCTTTATGACCTCCAGCATGACCCTCGGTACCGGGAGGCCCTCACCTACGAGGAGCAGGGCAGGCGGCACGGGATGAGCTTCCTCATCCCCAAGACCAAGGAGGACCTCAAGCGCCGGGGCCAGGCCTACAAGCTTTGGGCGGATCAGAACCTGGGGATGATGGGCCGCAGCCCCGACTACCTCAACGCTGTGGTCATGGCCTATGCGGCCAGTGCCGAGTACTTTGGGGAGTTTGCGGAAAACGTGCGGAACTACTACCGCCACCTGCGGGACCAGGACCTGGCCACCACCCACGCCCTCACCAACCCCCAGGTGAACCGGGCCAAGCCCCCTTCCGCCCAGCCCGACCCCTATATCCCCGTGGGGGTGGTGCGCCAGACGGAAAAGGGGATCGTGGTGCGGGGGGCCAGGATGACCGCCACCTTCCCCCTGGCGGACGAGGTCCTCATCTTCCCCTCCACCCTTCTAAAGGAGGGGCCGGGCAGCGAGAAGTACGCCATCGCCTTCGCCCTGCCCACCTCCACCCCGGGCCTCCACTTCCTCTGCCGCGAGGCCTTGGTGGGGGGGGATAGCCCCTTTGACTACCCCCTTAGCAGCCGCCTCGAGGAGATGGACTGCCTGGTGATCTTTGACGATGTCCTGGTGCCTTGGGAGCGGGTCTTCATCTTGGGGAACGTGGAGCTATGCAACAACGCCTATGCCGCCACAGGCGCCTTAAACCACATGGCCCACCAGGTGGTGGCCTTGAAGACCGCCAAGACCGAGGCCTTCTTGGGGGTGGCGGCCCTGATGGCCGAGGGGATCGGGGCCGATGCCTACGGCCACGTGCAGGAGAAGATCGCGGAGATCATCGTCTACCTGGAGGCCATGCGGGCTTTCTGGACCCGGGCGGAGGAGGAGGCTAAGGAGAACGCCTTTGGCCTCTTGGTGCCTGACCGGGGGGCCCTGGATGGGGCAAGGAACCTCTACCCCAGGCTCTACCCCCGTCTTAGGGAGATCCTGGAGCAGATCGGGGCCAGCGGCCTCATCACCCTGCCCTCGGAAAAAGACTTCCAGGGGCCTCTAGCGCCTCTGTTGGAGAAGTACTTGCAAGGGGCCAGCCTGGAGGCTAAAGAGCGGGTGGCCCTCTTTCGCCTGGCGTGGGACATGACCCTCTCGGGGTTTGGGGCGCGGCAGGAGCTTTACGAGCGCTTCTTTTTCGGCGATCCGGTGCGCATGTACCAGACGCTTTACAACGTCTACGACAAGGAACCCTACAAGGAGAGGATCCGCACCTACCTTAAGGGCGCGCTTTCCGTGTTTGCCGAGGTGGGTGCGTGA
- the hpaE gene encoding 5-carboxymethyl-2-hydroxymuconate semialdehyde dehydrogenase, which yields MRYQDQVAGIPWERIEAIREALKGYTALHFIGGKFVPSESGETFPTLDPSNNQVLSRAARGGEREVDRAARAAHEAFPKWSRTPARERKRYLLRIAELLEKHADELAVVEALDAGQALRIVKAQVARSAENFAFYAEYAEHAMEDRTFPVDHDWLYYSLRVPAGPVGIITPWNAPLMLSTWRIAPALAFGDTVVLKPAEWSPLTASKLAEIVQEADLPPGVFNLVQGFGEEAGAALVAHPLVPLITLTGETETGKVVMQNAAKHLKRLSLELGGKSPALVFADADLERALDAVVFQIYSFNGERCTASSRLLVEEGIFENFVERVAARAQAIRVGHPLDPETEVGPLIHPEHLERVLGYVRSGLEEGARLLAGGRRATSSFRGEDLSLGNYLEPTLFVGENHMKIAQEEIFGPVLVAIPFKDEEEALRKANDSRYGLAAYVFTRDLERAHRLALELQGGLVYLNSHNVRHLPTPFGGVKESGDRREGGLYALEFYTDLKAVGLPLKPPHVPQFGKR from the coding sequence ATGAGGTACCAGGACCAGGTGGCGGGTATCCCTTGGGAGCGGATTGAGGCGATCAGGGAGGCCCTAAAGGGCTATACCGCTCTCCATTTCATCGGCGGGAAGTTCGTTCCTTCGGAAAGCGGCGAGACCTTCCCCACCCTAGACCCCTCCAACAACCAAGTCCTCTCCCGGGCGGCCCGGGGTGGGGAAAGGGAGGTGGACCGGGCGGCCAGGGCGGCCCACGAGGCCTTCCCGAAATGGAGCCGCACCCCAGCCCGGGAGCGGAAGCGCTACCTCCTGAGGATCGCGGAACTTCTGGAGAAGCACGCCGACGAGCTCGCCGTGGTGGAAGCCCTAGACGCCGGGCAGGCCTTGCGCATCGTGAAGGCCCAGGTGGCCCGCTCCGCGGAGAACTTTGCCTTTTACGCCGAGTATGCGGAGCACGCCATGGAAGACCGCACCTTTCCCGTAGACCACGACTGGCTCTATTACAGCCTGCGGGTCCCGGCGGGGCCGGTGGGGATCATCACCCCTTGGAATGCTCCCCTTATGCTTTCCACCTGGCGGATCGCCCCCGCCTTGGCCTTCGGGGACACGGTGGTCCTGAAGCCTGCGGAGTGGAGCCCCTTAACCGCCAGCAAACTGGCGGAGATCGTGCAGGAGGCGGACCTTCCCCCTGGGGTCTTCAACCTGGTGCAGGGGTTTGGCGAGGAGGCGGGGGCTGCCCTGGTGGCCCATCCCCTGGTTCCCCTCATCACCCTCACCGGGGAGACGGAGACCGGGAAGGTGGTGATGCAAAACGCCGCTAAGCACCTGAAACGGCTTTCTTTGGAGCTTGGCGGGAAGAGCCCGGCCTTGGTCTTTGCCGATGCTGATCTGGAGCGGGCTTTGGATGCGGTTGTGTTCCAGATCTACTCCTTCAATGGGGAACGGTGCACGGCCAGCTCCCGCCTCCTCGTGGAGGAGGGCATCTTTGAGAACTTCGTGGAAAGGGTGGCGGCAAGGGCCCAGGCCATCCGGGTAGGCCATCCCCTGGACCCTGAGACCGAGGTGGGGCCCCTGATCCACCCCGAGCACCTGGAGAGGGTCTTGGGTTACGTGCGCTCGGGCCTCGAGGAGGGGGCCAGGCTCCTCGCGGGGGGGAGAAGGGCCACCTCCTCCTTCCGCGGGGAGGACCTCTCTTTGGGGAACTACCTGGAGCCCACCCTCTTCGTGGGGGAAAATCACATGAAAATCGCCCAGGAGGAGATCTTTGGCCCCGTCTTAGTGGCCATTCCCTTCAAGGACGAGGAGGAGGCCCTTAGGAAGGCCAACGATAGCAGGTATGGCCTTGCGGCTTATGTCTTTACCCGGGACCTGGAGAGGGCCCACCGCCTGGCCCTGGAGCTTCAGGGGGGCCTCGTTTACCTGAATAGCCACAACGTGCGCCACCTTCCCACCCCCTTTGGCGGGGTTAAGGAGAGCGGGGACCGGCGGGAAGGGGGGTTGTACGCCCTGGAGTTCTACACCGACCTCAAGGCCGTGGGGCTTCCCTTAAAGCCCCCCCACGTGCCCCAGTTCGGAAAGAGGTGA
- a CDS encoding fumarylacetoacetate hydrolase family protein: MKLCRFISKGRVHQGVYRDGLLLDEAGEAHDPEGVTWLLPFTPGKVIGVALNYADHAEELGLSRPEEPALFWKPNSSLLPHKGVVRYPKGVEFMHYEVELAVVVGRPMRKVKVKDALDYVLGYTIANDLVVRDYVSNTFRPPIRAKGRDTFGPLGPFLVVGGVEDPQNLTLRAYVNGELRQEGHTSRMLYSVAELLEYISEFMTLEPYDVILTGTPKGISRVGPGDVMRLEIEGLGALENPIEEEA; the protein is encoded by the coding sequence ATGAAGCTTTGCCGCTTTATCAGCAAGGGCCGGGTCCACCAGGGGGTCTATCGGGATGGCCTCCTCCTGGACGAGGCAGGGGAGGCCCACGACCCCGAGGGGGTCACCTGGCTCCTTCCCTTTACCCCCGGCAAGGTGATCGGGGTGGCCCTGAACTACGCCGACCATGCGGAGGAGCTGGGCCTATCCCGCCCCGAGGAACCGGCCCTTTTTTGGAAGCCCAATAGCAGCCTCCTCCCCCACAAGGGGGTGGTGCGCTACCCCAAGGGGGTAGAGTTCATGCACTACGAGGTGGAACTGGCGGTGGTGGTGGGCCGGCCCATGCGCAAGGTAAAGGTTAAGGATGCCCTGGACTACGTCCTGGGCTATACCATCGCCAACGACCTGGTGGTGCGGGACTATGTTTCCAACACCTTCCGGCCTCCCATCCGGGCCAAGGGGCGGGACACCTTTGGCCCTCTTGGACCCTTTCTGGTGGTGGGGGGGGTGGAGGACCCTCAGAACCTCACCTTAAGGGCCTATGTGAACGGGGAGCTTCGCCAGGAGGGGCACACCTCGAGGATGCTCTACTCCGTGGCCGAGCTTTTGGAGTACATCTCGGAGTTCATGACCTTGGAACCCTACGACGTCATCCTCACCGGCACCCCCAAGGGCATAAGCCGGGTGGGGCCAGGGGATGTGATGCGGCTGGAGATCGAGGGCCTCGGGGCCCTGGAAAACCCCATTGAGGAGGAGGCATGA
- the hpaI gene encoding 2,4-dihydroxyhept-2-ene-1,7-dioic acid aldolase, giving the protein MFQGSIPPLPTPFRKGRLDEEALRRLVERVIQGGSHGLSVGGTTGEPGTLTLEERKRVIEVALDQVAGRVPVIPGTGALRLEETLELTRFAQEAGAQGAMVIVPYYLKPNQEGLYRYFAEVARAVPDFPLILYNIPGRTGVEIAPKTVARLRREFPHIVGLKHSSKDLEYLSQLFQEAGRDFLVFCGLESLTLPMMSLGAVGTIAATANWLPQEVARLTELALKGDYQGARELHYHLLEANEAIFWDTNPIPLKTVLSWMGLLEKEWRLPLGPTTPEVEARLRAMAQRYGLLEGA; this is encoded by the coding sequence ATGTTTCAAGGTTCCATTCCCCCTTTGCCCACGCCCTTCCGTAAGGGCCGCCTGGACGAGGAAGCCTTGCGCCGCCTCGTGGAGAGGGTTATCCAAGGGGGTTCCCACGGCCTCAGCGTGGGGGGGACCACCGGGGAGCCCGGAACCTTAACCTTGGAGGAGAGGAAGCGGGTCATAGAGGTGGCCCTGGACCAGGTGGCGGGCCGGGTTCCCGTCATCCCGGGGACCGGGGCCCTCAGGCTGGAGGAAACCCTGGAACTCACCCGCTTCGCCCAGGAGGCCGGGGCCCAGGGGGCCATGGTCATCGTCCCCTACTACCTGAAGCCCAACCAGGAGGGGCTATACCGCTACTTCGCCGAGGTGGCGAGGGCGGTGCCTGACTTCCCCTTAATCCTCTACAACATCCCGGGCCGAACCGGGGTGGAGATCGCCCCCAAGACCGTGGCCCGCCTGAGGCGGGAGTTTCCCCACATCGTGGGGCTCAAGCACTCCTCCAAGGACCTGGAGTACCTATCCCAGCTCTTCCAGGAGGCGGGCCGGGACTTTCTCGTTTTTTGCGGCCTGGAAAGCCTCACCCTGCCCATGATGAGCCTGGGGGCGGTGGGGACCATCGCCGCCACCGCCAACTGGCTGCCCCAGGAGGTGGCGCGGCTCACGGAACTGGCCCTCAAGGGGGATTACCAGGGGGCGAGGGAGCTCCACTACCACCTCCTCGAGGCCAACGAGGCCATTTTCTGGGATACCAACCCCATTCCTCTAAAGACGGTGCTTTCCTGGATGGGCCTCTTGGAGAAGGAGTGGCGCCTCCCCTTGGGCCCCACCACCCCCGAGGTGGAGGCCAGGCTAAGGGCCATGGCCCAGCGCTACGGGCTTTTGGAGGGGGCATGA